Proteins encoded by one window of Elephas maximus indicus isolate mEleMax1 chromosome 5, mEleMax1 primary haplotype, whole genome shotgun sequence:
- the SHISA3 gene encoding protein shisa-3 homolog — protein sequence MGVLLAVCLLLGWLRWGPAGAQQSGEYCHGWVDVQGNYHEGFQCPEDFDTLDATICCGSCALRYCCAAADARLEQGGCTNDRGELEHPGITAQPVYVPFLIVGSIFIAFIILGSLVAIYCCTCLRPKEPSQQPIRFSLRSYQTETLPMILTSPSLRAPSRQSSTATSSSSTGGSVRRFSFARAEPGCLVPSPPPPYTTGHPIHLTQPSGFLVSPQYFAYPLQQEPPLPGKGCPDFSSS from the exons ATGGGGGTGCTGCTGGCGGTGTGCCTCCTCCTGGGCTGGCTGCGCTGGGGCCCGGCGGGCGCCCAGCAGTCGGGAGAGTACTGCCATGGCTGGGTGGACGTGCAGGGCAACTACCACGAGGGCTTCCAGTGCCCGGAGGACTTCGACACGCTGGACGCCACTATCTGCTGCGGCTCCTGCGCGCTACGCTACTGCTGCGCCGCAGCGGACGCCAGGCTGGAGCAGGGCGGCTGCACCAACGACCGCGGCGAGCTGGAGCACCCGGGCATCACTGCGC AGCCCGTCTATGTCCCCTTCCTGATCGTCGGCTCCATCTTCATCGCGTTCATCATCCTGGGCTCTTTAGTAGCCATTTATTGCTGCACCTGCTTGAGACCCAAGGAGCCCTCACAGCAGCCAATCCGCTTCTCGCTCCGCAGCTATCAGACAGAGACCCTGCCCATGATCTTGACCTCCCCGAGTCTCAGGGCACCTTCCAGGCAGTCCAGTACGGCCACCAGCTCCAGCTCCACAGGGGGCTCTGTCCGCAGGTTCTCTTTTGCCAGGgctgagccaggctgcctggtgcCCTCACCACCCCCGCCTTACACCACGGGCCACCCAATCCATCTGACCCAGCCATCTGGCTTCCTGGTGTCACCTCAATACTTTGCTTACCCCCTCCAGCAGGAGCCCCCGCTGCCTGGGAAGGGCTGCCCAGACTTCAGTTCCAGTTGA